A region from the Arachis ipaensis cultivar K30076 chromosome B01, Araip1.1, whole genome shotgun sequence genome encodes:
- the LOC107619355 gene encoding uncharacterized protein LOC107619355, which translates to MGLGRSRPRLRLRGLCFGNATPHVRASSSSRAEFSSNDVHESSRDKADESGVETGGNNQVMVVMDSSFEAKGALDWALSRTIQRQDNVVLVHVAKPTSREGENHKCYYIFTKIPLCVIANYEFS; encoded by the coding sequence atgggacTAGGAAGAAGCAGGCCACGACTGAGGTTGCGAGGTTTGTGCTTTGGTAACGCGACCCCTCACGtaagagcttcttcttcttctagagCAGAGTTTTCGAGCAACGATGTGCATGAATCTTCTAGAGACAAGGCTGATGAAAGTGGTGTTGAAACTGGCGGCAACAACCAGGTTATGGTGGTTATGGATTCTAGCTTTGAAGCTAAGGGTGCTCTAGATTGGGCACTCTCTCGCACTATTCAGAGACAAGACAATGTTGTTCTTGTTCATGTAGCCAAACCCACTAGTAGAGAAGGTGAGAATCACAAATGTTATTATATATTTACAAAGATTCCATTATGTGTTATTGCGAATTATGAGTTTTCTTAA